In Vibrio sp. NTOU-M3, the following proteins share a genomic window:
- a CDS encoding M60 family metallopeptidase, translating into MKVNFISQSLLFALSTTSSFISVAAEPSREVTVEQRWNSERYYQEQRRLMKTHPIQSSGFWADANDELVISYEYQGIDIKDKPQVWIVPIQYRDQIKSSPQKVTLKPGQNTIKVREKGVIYYAPMSPPSDRSLTLKMESGGREMPRFILNRDTDAEWQNMLSRYNSSPYGELVGERMILTLPMSHMNKISNPTEIMATWDRIVSLAEEQYGLDEQNNPPNSGTKLQYMFQSKPDDTPGYMSASHFWLGTNERGFYDVTTELSNSWGPWHELGHHYQMPFMTWNGLTEVTVNLTSLYVQRELQGVSRLNDVWPRAQTFFNTTEKYNDSNDLFMKVGMFWQLDLAFGKDFYARLGRHIRSLENATFPYAHDQRQQAFILESSRVSGFDLTPFFEKWKLEVTPETKQQILALNLAKLDKPIWNNTDENKAYVYPLSQQNINAEIVLPKSVSVGETFTVTANVTNRTQADELDYQFEVPTGFELLSQQGNSVILKAPESGLVHNAISMVRVNVSDGVRTFPAANGTRVFLPNRHQSNDSYLIDLMKSKYEVSDIKEWDHADSIWGDRQTAKVGEIYKYARGSGLYFYQLVKSPYYYFPFEASSDPNNSWWKEVGRFDLRTHYDKSEISVNNKPVAMAGDDMTVTTPAEVVLSGEKSYDPDGDSLTYLWQQVSGEKVTLSNPTAPRMTVQLPELSSDQQYVFSLAVSDGSATSRDEVVITAKSAAEVNQPPQVSLNPLPDVKAGESVEIMATASDADGDQLEYQWQTSGLVYTSLAKDKIRIMAPTVEADTDYTISVTVTDGKGGTHSSSTRLNVLTSNDSCSVSDPAAGSYESWSVSKTYNTGDIVSYNQLVWQAQYWTKGNQPDTSDAWALLSDVALPWDASTAYSGGDEVTYEGHQYQAQWWTRGEVPGSAPVWTKTGNACQ; encoded by the coding sequence ATGAAAGTTAACTTTATATCTCAGTCTCTATTATTCGCTCTATCTACAACGTCTTCTTTTATTTCAGTAGCGGCTGAACCAAGTCGGGAAGTGACGGTTGAACAACGTTGGAACTCGGAACGCTATTACCAAGAACAAAGACGTTTAATGAAGACGCATCCCATTCAATCTTCAGGTTTTTGGGCGGATGCCAACGATGAGTTGGTGATTAGCTACGAGTATCAAGGGATAGATATCAAAGACAAGCCTCAGGTTTGGATTGTGCCAATTCAGTACCGAGATCAAATCAAGTCATCACCACAGAAAGTGACATTGAAGCCGGGACAAAACACCATTAAGGTTCGAGAGAAAGGCGTCATTTATTATGCACCGATGAGTCCGCCTTCTGATCGTTCACTGACGTTAAAGATGGAAAGTGGTGGTCGAGAAATGCCACGTTTTATTTTGAACAGAGATACGGATGCCGAGTGGCAAAATATGCTGTCTCGTTATAACAGTTCCCCATATGGTGAGCTTGTTGGTGAGCGAATGATATTGACGCTTCCAATGTCTCACATGAACAAAATCTCAAACCCGACAGAGATCATGGCAACGTGGGACCGTATTGTTTCTTTGGCTGAAGAACAATATGGCTTAGATGAACAAAACAACCCACCTAACTCAGGCACCAAGCTGCAGTATATGTTTCAGTCGAAACCGGATGATACTCCGGGGTACATGTCGGCCTCGCATTTCTGGTTGGGCACCAATGAGCGTGGTTTCTATGATGTGACGACTGAGCTCTCTAATTCATGGGGACCATGGCATGAACTCGGACATCACTATCAAATGCCATTTATGACTTGGAATGGCTTAACTGAAGTAACGGTGAACCTGACGTCATTGTATGTGCAGCGTGAGTTGCAAGGTGTATCGCGGCTCAACGATGTTTGGCCGCGCGCTCAGACCTTTTTCAATACGACTGAAAAGTATAATGATTCCAATGACCTGTTCATGAAAGTAGGGATGTTTTGGCAGTTAGATCTTGCGTTTGGTAAAGATTTCTATGCACGTTTAGGCCGACATATTCGCTCGCTTGAAAATGCGACGTTCCCATATGCCCATGACCAGCGTCAGCAAGCTTTCATTTTAGAGAGTAGCCGAGTCTCTGGTTTCGACCTCACTCCCTTCTTTGAAAAGTGGAAACTGGAAGTTACGCCTGAAACGAAGCAGCAGATCTTAGCTCTGAATCTCGCCAAGCTTGATAAACCAATTTGGAACAATACGGACGAAAATAAAGCGTACGTTTATCCATTGTCTCAACAAAATATCAATGCAGAAATCGTATTACCCAAATCAGTCAGTGTCGGTGAAACCTTCACGGTCACGGCTAACGTCACCAACCGTACCCAAGCGGATGAGCTTGACTATCAGTTTGAGGTACCGACTGGCTTTGAGTTACTGTCTCAGCAAGGTAACAGTGTGATATTAAAAGCACCAGAAAGTGGGTTGGTACACAATGCGATTTCTATGGTTAGGGTGAATGTGAGTGATGGGGTTCGAACGTTTCCTGCCGCCAACGGAACCCGCGTGTTCTTGCCAAATCGTCATCAATCAAACGACAGCTATCTGATTGATTTAATGAAAAGCAAATATGAGGTTAGTGATATCAAAGAGTGGGATCACGCCGACTCTATTTGGGGCGATAGACAAACAGCCAAAGTTGGTGAGATCTACAAATACGCTCGAGGAAGTGGGTTGTATTTCTATCAGTTGGTGAAGTCCCCTTATTACTACTTCCCATTTGAAGCATCATCGGATCCGAACAATAGCTGGTGGAAAGAAGTTGGTCGATTTGACCTTCGTACCCATTATGACAAGAGTGAGATATCGGTTAATAACAAGCCTGTAGCCATGGCTGGTGATGATATGACGGTGACAACCCCAGCGGAAGTCGTGTTATCAGGGGAGAAGTCATATGATCCGGATGGAGACTCATTAACCTATTTGTGGCAACAGGTTTCTGGCGAGAAAGTGACACTATCTAATCCAACCGCACCAAGGATGACCGTGCAGCTACCGGAACTGTCGAGTGACCAACAATATGTCTTTTCGCTAGCAGTCTCTGATGGCTCCGCAACGAGCCGTGATGAGGTTGTGATTACAGCGAAAAGCGCTGCAGAGGTTAACCAACCTCCGCAAGTTTCACTGAATCCGCTACCGGATGTCAAAGCTGGCGAATCTGTAGAGATTATGGCCACTGCGAGTGATGCAGATGGTGATCAACTTGAGTATCAGTGGCAAACATCTGGCTTGGTATATACATCATTGGCGAAAGATAAAATCCGTATTATGGCACCGACAGTGGAGGCCGACACGGATTACACCATTTCGGTCACGGTGACCGATGGGAAGGGGGGAACGCATTCATCTTCAACCCGCCTAAATGTTTTAACCAGCAATGACAGTTGTAGCGTGAGTGACCCTGCGGCCGGTTCCTATGAGAGCTGGAGTGTAAGTAAAACGTACAACACCGGGGATATAGTGAGTTACAACCAGTTAGTCTGGCAAGCACAATACTGGACCAAAGGCAATCAACCAGACACAAGTGATGCATGGGCATTACTAAGTGATGTTGCACTGCCTTGGGATGCATCGACTGCATATTCTGGAGGTGATGAAGTGACTTATGAGGGCCATCAATATCAAGCGCAATGGTGGACCCGAGGTGAGGTTCCGGGAAGTGCCCCAGTGTGGACCAAAACGGGCAACGCCTGCCAATAA
- a CDS encoding Ig-like domain-containing protein, whose product MKKIPISVSMMVLAAGSSFSASAEVMIVSGVKGDLIPPNLLSRHWNNYKIVLTNTSDTTLELHDQTFSFTTPIALTAAPWGLGIGSLQLEPTTSEGEGYRNNFLFKAFDGVSMVLQPGAAITMEFGYGQSLDEQLVESSFRLFGEGGGNISNAPSVTLLKPETDLTIVSGEPLLLQANADDVDGDLQGVKFFANDHLLVDDQNEPYELSVSSLEVGTHSVYVKAYDADGNTTQSAVRKITVEADKGSVPEVALTAPTGNVEIELGDSVLIAANAIDVDGDLKAVELYVDGYKMQTINQAPYQFQFTPINEGVFAIHVVAVDAAGNQASSTSYSIKVAKPSVESIPPVVSLQSPAGNIVTLVNEQIPLIAQASDADGDLKSVRFFANGALIAEMTQPPYATSMTAKEGETAVYVEAEDYAGNVTRSGSISVVANTLSEGTGSGEGGACDVPQYVNGTAYVVGDKVQNNGSIYVCKQFGWCGQAPYEPGVNWQGAEFWKDAWMLEGACDAKANNAPTIALTAPEVTDSAPFHITAATNDDDGSVVGVDYYISGALYRSVTTPPFTLEHEGLVQGEYAIFAVATDDLGAQTRSETLTLNVAAGFEGNRLTLTFPAFEHKDLLDPPAELQNQVLTGSLYCPEDGSRTPVQGSWGETVHLDGLSECQYQLNLDGFSGYVARFSPWVIDFSKTEERQIAIDALYRAPIDTDALFPLGGVQVETYLEGIYQPRSMAMGDNMLFVGSSSIMLDNEPLSGTVYAVELDPQTKKPVGTYIVAEGEEPHGVAYRDGTLYYSTVGALYKIENIKESFKNRPKAEKIFTYPADGEKTPIPSEQWWTRMQHQKHPLKFNTADPTDKKLYTAAGLPCNICTTPEEELYGTIFSIDLETGQYDILANGIRNAVGFDWHPKTGEIWFSDNNRQQFDNPDEINHISNPGNQNFGAPIFFGKDTRGLTDEEMANWEDLLLGGEGSVGYPIIPPKAILPQIDYDVVKPTDFAGAAFDIFTNSAPLGVKFWNAFSKSDNVQHLVYATHGNSKPEHPGLELRMVTIENGNKIIHERPLVTGWMRDRNAVESYACLTDACIGRPVEFLEMPDGSMLVSDDKASVIYRVAYDATLANIKQVTFTTTEAPDVSVQDEMVSGALIHPNGHESKFHVAWGASDMIIDGLKNGTYKVRLNDIGDYIPEQRNSDIVISDAAPKATVALKYIDKPVDLQGTVSFTAPSKPTGATESGLLLTIVNQADHTSIERQVAWGETLEAQLGYGSYEILYPYLKGFYPSPLKENININESSLEHNLNVSYVGYSSGADLMKQNCTACHSTDFFDNANKANTWQNAGYEALINKIMSMPVAGHCDRQCAEEIADYLFDEVWDEYLNVGDSFGSRQVRLLSSLEYANSIKDLFGLDIDKNKLPKDKYSREFKFAGQSSLGVVLTEDMKKYHAMAVDISQRIDEDKLGYSNGINKAQYINEMGLKVYRRPLTADEVTRFTGFIDQYGARDMLAAMLLSPNFLYRSELGEQTAEANVYELTPYELATALSYSFLGTTPSSSLLAKAERGELATNEQVAAEVAAMIQSPRGIQRFTDFVGYYVHTQVQELPVKPGLSNELVERYGSGASGVYSLLLNRRKGHSSRAVQCKLHLCEWCSG is encoded by the coding sequence ATGAAAAAAATACCTATTTCAGTATCCATGATGGTACTTGCAGCTGGTAGTTCTTTTAGCGCGTCGGCTGAGGTTATGATTGTTTCAGGAGTTAAGGGGGATTTAATTCCACCCAACCTCCTTTCTAGACACTGGAACAATTATAAAATCGTATTAACAAACACTTCTGACACTACTTTAGAACTTCATGATCAAACTTTTAGTTTCACAACTCCTATCGCTCTGACGGCGGCACCATGGGGTTTAGGCATTGGCTCACTACAGCTTGAACCGACTACGTCAGAAGGTGAAGGTTATCGAAATAATTTTCTGTTTAAAGCGTTTGATGGCGTATCAATGGTGTTGCAGCCGGGCGCTGCTATCACAATGGAGTTTGGTTACGGTCAATCGCTGGATGAGCAGCTTGTTGAATCTTCATTCCGCCTATTTGGTGAAGGAGGAGGTAACATAAGTAACGCTCCTTCAGTGACATTGCTCAAGCCCGAAACGGATCTGACGATTGTTTCTGGTGAGCCATTATTATTACAAGCCAATGCTGATGATGTTGACGGCGATCTCCAAGGTGTGAAGTTTTTTGCCAATGATCACTTGCTTGTGGATGACCAAAATGAACCCTACGAGCTGTCTGTTTCCTCACTAGAAGTCGGTACTCATTCTGTTTATGTCAAAGCCTATGACGCTGATGGCAATACGACTCAAAGTGCGGTGAGAAAAATTACGGTGGAAGCTGACAAAGGTAGCGTGCCAGAAGTTGCGCTAACGGCTCCGACCGGAAATGTTGAGATTGAACTGGGTGATTCAGTTCTGATTGCCGCGAACGCTATCGATGTTGATGGTGATTTAAAAGCTGTCGAGCTTTATGTTGATGGCTATAAAATGCAGACCATCAACCAAGCACCTTACCAATTTCAATTTACACCAATTAATGAGGGCGTTTTTGCCATTCACGTGGTAGCGGTTGATGCTGCTGGAAACCAAGCGTCTTCAACTTCGTATTCTATCAAGGTGGCTAAACCTAGTGTGGAATCAATCCCACCAGTTGTATCACTACAATCTCCTGCTGGAAACATCGTCACGTTAGTTAATGAGCAAATCCCACTTATCGCTCAGGCTTCAGATGCCGACGGTGATTTAAAATCAGTCCGATTTTTTGCTAATGGAGCGCTAATTGCTGAAATGACTCAGCCGCCTTATGCGACCTCCATGACGGCTAAGGAAGGAGAAACCGCTGTCTATGTTGAAGCGGAAGATTATGCGGGTAACGTGACTCGTTCAGGGAGCATTTCTGTCGTAGCCAACACCTTGTCCGAAGGAACCGGTAGCGGTGAAGGTGGAGCATGTGATGTGCCTCAGTATGTTAATGGAACCGCATATGTAGTGGGTGACAAAGTACAAAATAACGGTTCGATTTACGTATGTAAGCAATTTGGTTGGTGTGGCCAAGCACCATATGAACCGGGTGTTAATTGGCAAGGTGCCGAATTTTGGAAAGATGCATGGATGCTTGAAGGCGCTTGTGACGCAAAAGCGAATAACGCGCCTACTATTGCGCTAACGGCTCCAGAAGTCACAGACAGTGCTCCTTTCCATATTACAGCTGCAACCAATGATGACGATGGCAGTGTTGTTGGCGTAGACTATTACATTTCTGGTGCACTATACCGTTCAGTGACAACACCACCTTTTACACTTGAGCATGAAGGGTTAGTTCAAGGTGAGTATGCCATTTTTGCCGTTGCGACCGATGATCTAGGTGCTCAAACACGCTCAGAAACGCTGACTTTGAATGTCGCAGCTGGCTTTGAAGGCAATCGCCTGACACTGACCTTCCCAGCATTTGAGCATAAAGATCTATTAGACCCACCAGCAGAGCTGCAAAATCAGGTTTTGACGGGTTCGTTATATTGTCCGGAGGACGGCAGTCGAACGCCAGTTCAGGGCTCTTGGGGAGAAACGGTTCACCTTGATGGATTGAGTGAGTGCCAATATCAATTGAACTTGGATGGTTTCAGTGGTTATGTTGCTCGCTTTTCACCGTGGGTGATCGATTTTAGTAAGACAGAAGAGCGTCAAATTGCAATTGATGCTTTGTATCGTGCTCCTATTGACACTGACGCCCTGTTTCCGCTTGGAGGAGTTCAGGTTGAAACTTACCTAGAAGGTATTTATCAACCGCGCTCAATGGCAATGGGCGACAACATGCTGTTTGTTGGGTCCTCTTCAATCATGCTTGATAATGAGCCTTTGAGTGGCACGGTTTACGCTGTTGAGTTGGATCCTCAAACCAAGAAACCAGTGGGCACTTATATTGTTGCCGAAGGCGAAGAACCTCATGGCGTTGCCTATAGGGATGGAACACTTTATTACAGTACGGTTGGCGCTTTATATAAAATTGAAAATATAAAAGAGAGCTTTAAGAATCGTCCTAAGGCTGAAAAGATCTTCACTTATCCTGCTGATGGTGAAAAAACACCAATTCCTAGCGAGCAATGGTGGACGCGGATGCAGCACCAGAAGCACCCACTGAAATTTAACACGGCTGATCCAACCGATAAGAAGCTTTATACCGCGGCAGGCCTTCCTTGTAATATTTGTACTACGCCGGAAGAGGAGCTCTACGGAACAATTTTCTCGATTGACCTAGAGACGGGCCAATATGACATCTTGGCCAATGGTATTCGAAATGCCGTTGGTTTTGATTGGCACCCTAAAACGGGTGAAATCTGGTTTAGTGATAACAACCGTCAGCAATTTGATAACCCAGATGAAATTAACCACATTTCTAATCCGGGTAACCAAAACTTTGGTGCGCCAATTTTCTTTGGTAAAGACACGCGAGGACTCACCGATGAAGAAATGGCGAATTGGGAAGACTTGTTGCTCGGTGGTGAAGGCAGTGTGGGTTATCCAATTATCCCGCCAAAAGCCATTTTGCCGCAAATTGATTATGACGTTGTAAAACCGACAGATTTTGCCGGTGCTGCTTTTGATATCTTCACGAACAGTGCACCGCTAGGGGTTAAGTTCTGGAATGCTTTTTCAAAATCTGACAACGTGCAGCATCTGGTGTATGCCACGCATGGTAACAGCAAGCCGGAGCATCCGGGTTTAGAGCTTCGCATGGTGACCATTGAAAATGGCAACAAGATCATTCACGAGCGTCCATTGGTTACAGGCTGGATGCGTGATCGCAATGCAGTGGAATCTTACGCATGTTTGACGGATGCTTGTATTGGCCGCCCCGTTGAATTCTTAGAAATGCCAGACGGTTCAATGTTGGTTTCAGATGATAAAGCCAGCGTGATTTACCGTGTTGCCTATGACGCAACACTAGCCAATATCAAGCAAGTTACATTTACGACGACAGAAGCGCCAGATGTGTCGGTTCAAGATGAAATGGTATCCGGTGCGTTGATCCATCCTAATGGCCATGAAAGCAAGTTCCATGTTGCATGGGGCGCGTCCGACATGATCATTGATGGGCTGAAGAACGGCACTTACAAAGTTCGCCTGAATGATATTGGGGACTATATCCCAGAGCAGCGTAACTCGGATATTGTCATTTCAGATGCCGCGCCTAAGGCGACGGTTGCGCTGAAATACATTGATAAACCCGTCGATCTTCAAGGCACAGTTTCATTTACAGCACCAAGTAAACCAACGGGTGCAACGGAGTCAGGACTGTTGCTGACAATTGTTAATCAGGCTGATCACACATCCATTGAACGTCAAGTGGCATGGGGTGAAACGTTAGAAGCGCAGCTAGGCTATGGTTCTTACGAAATTCTATACCCATACCTTAAAGGCTTTTATCCAAGCCCACTGAAAGAAAACATCAATATTAACGAGTCCAGTTTAGAGCATAACTTGAACGTTTCTTATGTTGGGTATAGCTCTGGTGCCGATTTGATGAAGCAAAACTGTACCGCTTGCCACTCAACCGATTTCTTTGATAACGCCAATAAAGCCAACACTTGGCAGAACGCCGGTTATGAGGCTCTGATCAACAAGATCATGTCGATGCCAGTTGCCGGTCATTGCGATCGCCAATGTGCAGAGGAAATCGCAGATTACCTGTTTGATGAAGTGTGGGACGAGTATTTGAACGTCGGTGATTCATTTGGCTCACGTCAAGTACGACTCTTGAGCTCTTTGGAGTACGCCAACAGTATCAAAGACCTATTTGGCCTTGATATCGACAAGAATAAGCTCCCTAAAGACAAATACAGCCGTGAATTCAAGTTTGCAGGGCAATCAAGCCTAGGGGTGGTTCTCACGGAAGATATGAAGAAATACCACGCAATGGCCGTAGACATTTCCCAGCGTATTGATGAAGACAAACTGGGTTACAGCAATGGCATTAATAAGGCGCAGTACATCAATGAGATGGGGCTTAAGGTCTACCGTCGTCCATTGACGGCCGATGAAGTCACTCGCTTTACTGGCTTTATTGATCAATATGGCGCTCGCGATATGTTGGCGGCAATGCTGTTATCCCCTAACTTCCTGTATCGCTCTGAACTTGGTGAGCAAACCGCTGAAGCGAATGTGTATGAGCTGACACCGTATGAATTAGCAACGGCGCTGTCTTATAGCTTCTTAGGCACAACGCCTAGCTCATCTCTACTGGCAAAAGCAGAACGTGGCGAGTTAGCAACCAACGAACAAGTCGCTGCTGAAGTCGCTGCAATGATCCAGAGCCCACGGGGTATTCAGCGATTTACTGACTTCGTTGGTTACTACGTTCACACGCAAGTTCAAGAGTTGCCAGTGAAGCCGGGGCTAAGTAACGAACTGGTTGAACGCTATGGCTCAGGAGCAAGCGGAGTTTATTCGTTACTTCTTAACAGAAGGAAAGGGCACAGTTCAAGAGCTGTTCAATGCAAACTTCACCTTTGTGAATGGTGCTCTGGCTAA
- a CDS encoding DUF1552 domain-containing protein, with protein MPFLKSRRRFLQAAAGASVLAPLSLPGLTRVAQAATTGHAKTKVVFFVVPDGFATDSFHSGFNQGLWFPKMETPNAVDTGAFTLNEVSQELAAYKNQSLYLQGMILGEGNAGHGGWAEVLRDRAKSQTSIDVLLGQVMSGTDPSQRAIFAGPHATDSVNWYVSWNGANKRVPQGNPKLLFENIFGTAYSRTQTRTTANNGGTHLFDPINQDIQTLRSKLSGRERQKLDTHLDSMEQVISDMENTIPVTAECRPVMPENNPIMSPDFRNQVQASHHQVVATALSCGISRVATVQVGRSADQVVIKDASTNANPHDLAHRYKSEAEWKASRKWYARQAKLFLDELSRHADPDVPSDSLLDHTLVVITSEMSDGAPEHQYNMPMLMVGGASGLLNNGSGQGRYYNIAQHGDRNHWAAGKQVDMQRIWATVAQAVGGTTVPYGGNISTVPGIFNNIT; from the coding sequence ATGCCTTTTCTAAAAAGTCGTAGACGATTTCTTCAAGCTGCTGCTGGGGCGAGTGTGCTTGCTCCGCTTTCTTTACCTGGGTTGACGAGAGTTGCGCAAGCCGCCACTACCGGACATGCGAAAACTAAAGTTGTGTTTTTTGTGGTACCGGATGGATTTGCGACCGATAGCTTCCATTCTGGCTTTAACCAAGGTCTCTGGTTTCCAAAAATGGAAACGCCGAATGCGGTAGATACGGGGGCATTTACACTCAATGAAGTCAGTCAGGAGCTTGCAGCCTATAAAAACCAGTCGCTGTATCTACAGGGTATGATTTTGGGGGAAGGTAATGCGGGTCATGGTGGTTGGGCAGAAGTACTGCGCGATCGCGCTAAATCTCAAACTTCCATCGATGTTTTACTTGGTCAGGTGATGTCGGGAACAGACCCGTCTCAACGAGCTATTTTTGCAGGGCCGCATGCTACAGACAGTGTGAATTGGTACGTCTCTTGGAACGGTGCCAATAAACGAGTCCCACAGGGCAATCCGAAGTTGCTGTTTGAGAATATTTTCGGTACGGCGTATAGCCGGACACAAACAAGAACTACGGCGAACAATGGTGGAACACACTTGTTTGATCCGATTAATCAGGACATTCAAACCTTACGTTCCAAACTTTCAGGGCGAGAGCGACAGAAACTTGATACTCACCTCGACTCGATGGAACAAGTGATTTCAGACATGGAAAATACTATTCCAGTTACCGCAGAATGTCGTCCTGTGATGCCTGAGAACAATCCAATTATGTCTCCGGATTTTCGTAATCAAGTTCAGGCAAGTCATCACCAAGTAGTTGCGACAGCATTAAGCTGTGGCATCTCGCGAGTGGCGACAGTGCAAGTCGGACGTTCAGCAGACCAAGTGGTGATCAAAGACGCCAGTACCAATGCAAATCCCCATGACCTTGCTCACCGTTATAAGAGTGAAGCGGAATGGAAAGCCAGTCGTAAATGGTATGCACGCCAAGCTAAGTTATTTCTGGATGAATTGTCCCGACACGCCGATCCAGATGTGCCGTCTGACTCATTGCTGGATCATACATTAGTGGTGATCACCTCTGAAATGTCAGATGGAGCGCCGGAGCATCAATACAACATGCCTATGTTGATGGTCGGCGGGGCATCAGGTTTGCTCAATAATGGTAGTGGTCAGGGCCGGTACTACAACATTGCCCAACATGGTGACAGAAACCACTGGGCAGCAGGAAAACAAGTCGATATGCAGCGGATCTGGGCTACGGTGGCTCAAGCTGTGGGTGGTACGACTGTTCCATATGGAGGAAATATCAGTACAGTTCCTGGAATATTTAATAATATTACATAG
- a CDS encoding DUF1588 domain-containing protein — protein MAQEQAEFIRYFLTEGKGTVQELFNANFTFVNGALANHYGIGGVSGDEFQKITVTNGQRGGLLHQGLTQVVNSDYAATSLVKRGLMIRQNLLCRTIGVPVDVDPDSIELPHTPITTRERWDTINGEFASAGQCWECHQFMNDTGASLENYDQTGKWRTEEPAFNEPSVMLPIDASGPLTDNTGMHTMLEFNNARDISANFPTNVTVLQCLADSYFRYAMGYEVDSSAISSVQNMTKELENSGSIKEMLEKLATSHMFKFKKESN, from the coding sequence ATGGCTCAGGAGCAAGCGGAGTTTATTCGTTACTTCTTAACAGAAGGAAAGGGCACAGTTCAAGAGCTGTTCAATGCAAACTTCACCTTTGTGAATGGTGCTCTGGCTAACCACTACGGCATTGGCGGAGTCAGTGGCGATGAGTTCCAAAAGATTACCGTCACAAATGGTCAACGAGGTGGTTTGTTGCACCAAGGCCTGACACAGGTAGTGAACTCAGATTACGCTGCGACGTCACTCGTTAAACGAGGTTTGATGATCAGACAAAACCTGTTATGTCGTACCATTGGTGTGCCAGTTGATGTGGATCCTGATTCAATTGAATTGCCACATACTCCAATTACAACCCGGGAGCGCTGGGACACCATTAACGGTGAGTTTGCGTCAGCAGGTCAATGTTGGGAGTGTCACCAGTTCATGAATGACACGGGTGCTTCACTTGAGAACTACGACCAAACAGGTAAATGGAGAACAGAAGAACCTGCGTTTAATGAGCCTTCAGTCATGCTGCCGATTGATGCCTCTGGTCCTTTAACGGATAACACCGGAATGCATACCATGTTGGAGTTCAATAACGCGCGTGATATTTCCGCCAACTTCCCAACCAATGTAACGGTTCTACAGTGTTTAGCCGATAGCTACTTCCGTTATGCCATGGGATATGAAGTGGACAGTTCAGCCATATCGAGTGTTCAAAACATGACCAAGGAGCTTGAAAACAGTGGCTCTATTAAGGAGATGTTAGAGAAGCTTGCCACATCTCATATGTTCAAGTTTAAAAAGGAGAGTAACTGA